From Streptomyces zhihengii, the proteins below share one genomic window:
- the hemW gene encoding radical SAM family heme chaperone HemW — MPSVLPDGEPVPDDGSLPASALDGAGERPLAFYLHVPYCATRCGYCDFNTYTATELRGSGGVLASRDNYADTLADEVRLARKVLGDDPRPVRTVFVGGGTPTLLAAGDLVRMLDAVRQEFGLADDAEITTEANPESVDPAYLAELRAGGFNRISFGMQSARQHVLKVLDRTHTPGRPEACVAEARAAGFDHVNLDLIYGTPGESDDDWRASLSAAVGAGPDHVSAYALIVEEGTGLARRIRRGEVPMTDDDVHADRYLIADEMLGAAGFDWYEVSNWATSDAGRCLHNELYWRGADWWGAGPGAHSHVGGVRWWNVKHPGAYAAALAAGRSPGAGRELLTDEDRRVERVLLELRLREGVPLSLLHEAGLAAAGQALRDGLLEPEPYAAGRAVLTLRGRLLADAVVRDLVD; from the coding sequence ATGCCTTCCGTACTGCCCGACGGCGAGCCCGTGCCCGACGACGGGTCGCTTCCCGCGTCCGCCCTCGACGGCGCCGGTGAGCGGCCGCTCGCCTTCTATCTGCACGTGCCCTACTGCGCGACCCGCTGCGGCTACTGCGACTTCAACACCTACACCGCCACCGAGCTGCGCGGCTCCGGCGGGGTGCTCGCCTCGCGGGACAACTACGCGGACACCCTCGCCGACGAGGTCCGCCTGGCCCGCAAGGTGCTGGGCGACGACCCCCGCCCGGTGCGCACGGTGTTCGTCGGCGGCGGCACGCCGACCCTGCTGGCAGCGGGCGACCTGGTGCGCATGCTGGACGCCGTGCGGCAGGAGTTCGGCCTCGCCGACGACGCGGAGATCACCACGGAGGCCAATCCGGAGTCGGTCGACCCCGCCTATCTGGCCGAGCTCCGGGCGGGCGGCTTCAACCGGATCTCGTTCGGCATGCAGAGCGCCCGGCAGCACGTGCTGAAGGTGCTGGACCGCACCCACACCCCGGGCAGGCCCGAGGCGTGCGTGGCCGAGGCCCGCGCCGCCGGCTTCGACCACGTCAACCTCGACCTGATCTACGGCACCCCGGGGGAGAGCGACGACGACTGGCGGGCGTCCCTGAGCGCGGCCGTCGGGGCGGGCCCGGACCATGTGTCGGCGTACGCCCTCATCGTGGAGGAGGGCACCGGGCTGGCGCGCCGCATCCGGCGCGGCGAGGTCCCGATGACCGACGACGACGTCCACGCCGACCGCTATCTGATCGCCGACGAGATGCTCGGCGCGGCCGGCTTCGACTGGTACGAGGTCTCCAACTGGGCCACCTCCGACGCCGGCCGCTGCCTGCACAACGAGCTGTACTGGCGCGGCGCGGACTGGTGGGGCGCCGGCCCCGGGGCGCACAGCCATGTCGGCGGCGTGCGCTGGTGGAACGTCAAGCACCCCGGCGCCTACGCGGCCGCCCTCGCCGCCGGCCGCTCGCCCGGCGCGGGACGCGAACTGCTGACGGACGAGGACCGCCGGGTCGAGCGGGTGCTGCTGGAGCTGCGGCTGCGCGAGGGCGTGCCGCTGTCGCTGCTGCACGAGGCGGGCCTGGCCGCCGCCGGGCAGGCGCTGCGCGACGGCCTGCTGGAGCCGGAGCCGTACGCGGCGGGCCGTGCGGTGCTGACCCTGCGGGGGCGGCTGCTGGCGGACGCGGTCGTCCGGGACCTCGTCGACTGA
- a CDS encoding DUF3097 domain-containing protein produces the protein MRSYSPDLTPPWKRRAPVPEVPAEPDLVVEEVSTGFCGAVTGFEAGTVTLEDRFGKRRVFPMEPAGFLLEGRTVTLVRPPAGAPARPSRTASGSVAVPGARARVARAGRIYVEGRHDAELVERVWGDDLRIEGVVVEYLEGVDDLPAIVGSFGPGPDARLGVLVDHLVTGSKESRIAASVRDPHVLVVGHPYIDVWEAVKPSSVGIPAWPSVPRGQDWKTGVCRALGWPENTGAVWQHILSKVHSYKDLEPALLGRVEELIDFVTEPGG, from the coding sequence ATGCGCAGCTACAGCCCTGATCTGACGCCCCCCTGGAAGCGGCGGGCCCCCGTCCCCGAGGTCCCGGCGGAGCCGGATCTGGTGGTCGAGGAGGTGTCGACCGGCTTCTGCGGGGCGGTGACCGGCTTCGAGGCCGGGACCGTCACCCTGGAGGACCGCTTCGGCAAGCGCCGGGTCTTCCCGATGGAGCCGGCCGGCTTCCTGCTGGAGGGCAGGACCGTCACCCTGGTGCGGCCCCCGGCGGGCGCCCCCGCGCGGCCCTCCCGGACGGCCTCGGGCTCGGTGGCCGTCCCCGGCGCCCGCGCCCGTGTCGCCCGCGCGGGCCGCATCTACGTGGAGGGCCGCCACGACGCCGAACTGGTCGAGCGCGTCTGGGGCGACGACCTGCGCATCGAGGGCGTGGTCGTGGAGTACCTGGAGGGCGTCGACGACCTGCCGGCGATCGTCGGGTCCTTCGGGCCCGGCCCGGACGCCCGTCTCGGGGTGCTGGTGGACCATCTGGTCACCGGGTCGAAGGAGTCCCGGATCGCCGCCTCCGTGCGGGACCCCCATGTGCTGGTCGTCGGCCATCCGTACATCGACGTGTGGGAGGCGGTGAAGCCGTCCTCGGTCGGCATCCCCGCCTGGCCGTCGGTGCCCCGGGGCCAGGACTGGAAGACGGGCGTCTGCCGCGCCCTGGGCTGGCCGGAGAACACCGGCGCCGTCTGGCAGCACATCCTGTCGAAGGTCCACTCCTACAAGGACCTGGAACCGGCGCTGCTGGGGCGGGTGGAGGAACTGATCGACTTCGTCACCGAGCCGGGCGGCTGA
- a CDS encoding MBL fold metallo-hydrolase yields MDVAWEDFGWERLADGVGRRRLPTWDATVGLVAGEDAVLLWDTGSTIREGAAIRAEVQALLGRRVTHVALSHPHFDHVLGTAAFAGAEVYGAVGLDGLLRRGGDALRQDAVRHGVAPGEAAEAADVLVVPHHAVTGECAIDLGGRQAVLADAGPGHTGHDLALLVPGTPDVVFCGDLVEESGEPQAGPDAIGARWPAALDRLLALGGPDARYVPGHGAVVDAEFVRRQRGELAARFGVS; encoded by the coding sequence ATGGACGTCGCTTGGGAAGACTTCGGCTGGGAACGGCTGGCGGACGGCGTCGGCCGCCGCAGGCTGCCCACCTGGGACGCGACCGTCGGCCTGGTCGCCGGCGAGGACGCGGTGCTGCTCTGGGACACGGGTTCCACCATCCGCGAGGGCGCCGCGATCCGGGCCGAGGTGCAGGCGCTGCTGGGCCGCCGAGTGACACATGTCGCACTCAGCCACCCCCACTTCGACCACGTCCTCGGCACGGCCGCCTTCGCGGGGGCCGAGGTCTACGGGGCGGTGGGCCTGGACGGGCTGCTGCGGCGGGGGGGCGACGCCCTCCGGCAGGACGCCGTGCGCCACGGGGTGGCGCCCGGGGAGGCCGCCGAGGCGGCGGACGTGCTGGTCGTGCCGCACCACGCGGTGACCGGCGAGTGCGCGATCGACCTGGGCGGCCGGCAGGCGGTGCTCGCCGACGCGGGCCCCGGCCACACCGGCCACGACCTGGCCCTGCTGGTGCCCGGCACGCCGGACGTGGTGTTCTGCGGAGATCTGGTGGAGGAGTCCGGCGAGCCCCAGGCCGGGCCCGACGCGATCGGCGCCCGCTGGCCCGCCGCGCTCGACCGGCTGCTCGCCCTCGGCGGCCCGGACGCGCGGTACGTACCGGGTCACGGGGCTGTCGTGGACGCGGAGTTCGTCCGCCGTCAGCGCGGTGAACTGGCGGCGCGTTTCGGCGTGTCGTAG
- the hrcA gene encoding heat-inducible transcriptional repressor HrcA, with the protein MLSERRLEVLRAIVQDYVGTEEPVGSKALTERHRLGVSPATVRNDMAVLEEEGFIAQPHTSAGRIPTDKGYRLFVDKLAGVKPLSTPERRAIQNFLDGAVDLDDVVGRTVRLLAQLTRQVAVVQYPSLTRSTVRHVELLSLAPARLMLVLITDTGRVEQRLVDCPAPFGETSLADLRARLNSRVVGRRFADVPTLVQDLPESFETEDRGTVSTVLATLLETLVEETEERLMIGGTANLTRFGHDFPLVIRPVLEALEEQVVLLKLLGEAKESGMTVRIGHENAHEGLNSTSVVSVGYGSGGEAVAKLGVVGPTRMDYPGTMGAVRAVARYVGQILAES; encoded by the coding sequence GTGCTCAGCGAACGCAGGCTCGAGGTCCTGCGCGCCATCGTCCAGGACTACGTCGGCACGGAGGAGCCCGTCGGCTCCAAGGCGCTGACCGAGCGCCACCGCCTGGGCGTCTCCCCGGCCACCGTGCGCAACGACATGGCCGTGCTGGAGGAGGAGGGCTTCATCGCCCAGCCGCACACCAGCGCCGGCCGGATCCCCACGGACAAGGGCTACCGCCTCTTCGTCGACAAGCTCGCCGGAGTGAAGCCGCTGTCCACCCCCGAGCGCCGCGCCATCCAGAACTTCCTGGACGGGGCCGTCGACCTCGACGACGTCGTCGGGCGCACGGTGCGGCTGCTCGCCCAGCTCACCCGGCAGGTCGCCGTGGTGCAGTACCCCTCGCTGACCCGCTCGACGGTCCGGCACGTGGAACTGCTGTCACTGGCCCCCGCCCGGCTGATGCTGGTGCTCATCACCGACACGGGGCGGGTGGAGCAGCGGCTCGTCGACTGCCCCGCGCCGTTCGGCGAGACCTCCCTCGCCGACCTGCGCGCCCGGCTCAACAGCCGGGTCGTCGGGCGCCGCTTCGCGGACGTGCCGACCCTGGTGCAGGATCTGCCGGAGTCGTTCGAGACCGAGGACCGCGGGACGGTCTCCACGGTGCTCGCGACCCTGCTGGAGACGCTGGTGGAGGAGACCGAGGAACGGCTCATGATCGGCGGCACCGCCAATCTGACCCGCTTCGGGCACGACTTCCCCCTGGTGATCAGGCCGGTGCTGGAGGCGCTGGAGGAGCAGGTCGTGCTCCTCAAGCTGCTCGGCGAGGCCAAGGAATCGGGCATGACCGTGAGAATCGGGCACGAGAACGCCCACGAGGGACTGAACTCCACGTCCGTCGTCTCGGTCGGTTACGGTTCGGGCGGCGAAGCAGTCGCCAAACTCGGCGTGGTCGGACCGACCCGCATGGACTACCCCGGAACGATGGGAGCGGTACGCGCAGTGGCACGTTACGTCGGACAGATCCTGGCGGAGTCGTAA
- the dnaJ gene encoding molecular chaperone DnaJ: protein MATDYYAVLGVRRDASQDEIKKAFRRLARELHPDVNPDPKTQERFKEINAAYEVLSDPQKKQVYDLGGDPLSQAGGGAGGFGAGGFGNFSDIMDAFFGTASQRGPRSRTRRGQDAMIRLEIDLNEAAFGTTKDIQVDTAVVCTTCSGEGAAPGTSAQTCDMCRGRGEVSQVTRSFLGQVMTSRPCPQCQGFGTVVPTPCPECAGDGRIRSRRTLTVKIPAGVDNGTRIQLAGEGEVGPGGGPAGDLYVEIHEIAHPVFQRRGDDLHCTVTIPMTAAALGTKCPLETLDGLEEVDIRPGTQSGQSIPLHGRGITHLRGGGRGDLIVHVEVTTPTKLDPEQERLLREVAKLRGEERPTGQFQPGQQGLFSRLKDAFNGR from the coding sequence GTGGCCACGGACTACTACGCCGTACTCGGCGTACGCCGCGACGCGTCCCAGGACGAGATCAAGAAGGCCTTCCGCCGTCTTGCGCGAGAACTCCACCCGGATGTGAATCCGGACCCGAAGACGCAGGAGCGCTTCAAGGAGATCAACGCCGCGTACGAGGTGCTGTCGGACCCGCAGAAGAAGCAGGTCTACGACCTCGGCGGCGACCCGCTGTCCCAGGCGGGCGGCGGCGCGGGCGGGTTCGGGGCCGGCGGCTTCGGCAACTTCTCCGACATCATGGACGCCTTCTTCGGCACGGCTTCGCAGCGCGGCCCGCGCTCGCGCACCCGGCGCGGCCAGGACGCGATGATCCGGCTGGAGATCGACCTCAACGAGGCCGCCTTCGGCACCACCAAGGACATCCAGGTCGACACGGCCGTGGTGTGCACCACCTGCTCCGGCGAGGGTGCGGCACCGGGCACGTCCGCGCAGACCTGTGACATGTGCCGCGGCCGCGGCGAGGTCTCCCAGGTCACCCGGTCCTTCCTGGGCCAGGTCATGACCTCGCGTCCGTGCCCGCAGTGCCAGGGCTTCGGCACGGTCGTGCCCACGCCGTGCCCGGAGTGCGCCGGCGACGGCCGCATCCGCTCGCGCCGCACGCTCACCGTGAAGATCCCGGCGGGTGTGGACAACGGCACCCGCATCCAGCTCGCGGGCGAGGGCGAGGTCGGCCCCGGCGGCGGCCCCGCCGGCGACCTGTACGTGGAGATCCACGAGATCGCCCACCCCGTCTTCCAGCGGCGCGGCGACGACCTGCACTGCACGGTGACGATCCCCATGACGGCGGCGGCCCTGGGCACCAAGTGCCCGCTGGAGACGCTCGACGGCCTGGAGGAGGTCGACATCCGGCCCGGCACCCAGTCCGGCCAGTCGATCCCGCTGCACGGGCGCGGCATCACGCATCTGCGGGGCGGCGGCCGCGGCGACCTGATCGTGCACGTCGAGGTCACCACGCCCACCAAGCTCGACCCCGAGCAGGAGCGACTGCTGCGGGAGGTCGCGAAGCTGCGCGGCGAGGAGCGGCCGACGGGCCAGTTCCAGCCGGGTCAGCAGGGGCTGTTCTCGCGTCTGAAGGACGCGTTCAACGGCCGCTAG
- a CDS encoding nitronate monooxygenase translates to MSSALPGLGRHPIVQAPMAGGASRPELAAAVGDAGGLGFLAAGYKTADGMYQEIRRLRSLSSRPFGVNLFMPQPAAADPAAVGVYRDQLAGEATWYETPLGDPDAGRDDGYEAKLAVLLDDPVPVVSFTFGCPSREALAALARAGTTTVVTVTTPEEARAAEQAGADAVCVQGIEAGGHQGTHRDDPDTDGAGIGLLALVGLVRESAGLPVIAAGGLMRGAQIAAVLAAGASAAQLGTAFLVCPESGAHALHKRAMTDPLFTRTETTRAFSGRPARGLVNRFLREHGPYAPAAYPEVHHLTAPLRRAAAAAGDPQGMALWAGQGHRLVRDLPAGRLVDVLAAELDTARASLAEEGTR, encoded by the coding sequence ATGTCGTCCGCGCTCCCCGGTCTCGGCCGCCACCCGATCGTGCAGGCCCCCATGGCCGGCGGCGCCTCCCGCCCCGAGCTCGCCGCCGCCGTCGGCGACGCCGGCGGTCTCGGCTTCCTCGCCGCGGGCTACAAGACGGCGGACGGCATGTACCAGGAGATCCGGCGGCTCCGGAGCCTCAGCTCCCGGCCCTTCGGCGTGAACCTGTTCATGCCGCAGCCCGCCGCCGCGGACCCGGCGGCCGTCGGGGTGTACCGCGACCAGCTCGCCGGTGAGGCCACCTGGTACGAGACCCCCCTCGGCGACCCGGACGCCGGACGGGACGACGGCTACGAGGCGAAGCTGGCCGTCCTCCTCGACGACCCCGTGCCCGTGGTCTCCTTCACCTTCGGCTGCCCCTCCCGCGAGGCCCTCGCCGCGCTCGCCCGGGCGGGCACCACGACCGTGGTCACCGTCACCACCCCCGAGGAGGCGCGGGCCGCCGAGCAGGCCGGCGCCGACGCCGTGTGCGTCCAGGGCATCGAGGCCGGCGGGCACCAGGGCACCCACCGCGACGACCCGGACACCGACGGCGCGGGCATCGGACTGCTCGCCCTCGTCGGGCTGGTGCGCGAGAGCGCCGGGCTGCCGGTGATCGCCGCGGGCGGCCTGATGCGCGGGGCGCAGATCGCCGCCGTGCTCGCCGCGGGCGCGAGCGCCGCCCAGCTCGGCACCGCGTTCCTGGTCTGCCCCGAGTCCGGGGCGCACGCCCTGCACAAGCGGGCCATGACCGACCCCCTCTTCACCCGCACCGAGACGACCCGTGCCTTCTCCGGGCGGCCCGCGCGCGGCCTGGTGAACCGCTTCCTGCGCGAGCACGGGCCGTACGCCCCCGCCGCGTACCCGGAGGTCCACCACCTCACCGCCCCGCTGCGCAGGGCGGCCGCCGCGGCCGGCGACCCGCAGGGCATGGCGCTCTGGGCGGGCCAGGGCCACCGGCTCGTCCGGGACCTGCCCGCCGGGCGGCTCGTGGACGTCCTCGCCGCCGAACTCGACACCGCGCGGGCCTCGCTCGCCGAGGAAGGGACCCGATGA
- a CDS encoding 16S rRNA (uracil(1498)-N(3))-methyltransferase gives MTAPVFVVDSLDGIAPGALVTLDGPEGRHAVSVRRLVPGEEIVLTDGAGRGAAGTVHGTEGKDRLTVEVRDCPEEPEPRPRITVVQALPKGDRGELAVETMTETGVDEVVPWAAARCITQWKGERGAKSLAKWRSTAREAGKQARRLRFPDVADAATTKQVAALLAAADFAAVLHEEGSEPLAGAELPAAGSIVLVVGPEGGVSPEELALFAGAGARPFRLGRTVLRTSTAGTAATALLLGRTGRWS, from the coding sequence ATGACCGCCCCCGTCTTCGTCGTCGACTCGCTCGACGGCATCGCCCCCGGCGCCCTCGTCACGCTGGACGGCCCCGAGGGCCGGCACGCCGTCTCGGTGCGCCGGCTGGTGCCCGGCGAGGAGATCGTCCTCACCGACGGCGCGGGCCGCGGCGCCGCCGGGACCGTGCACGGCACGGAGGGCAAGGACCGGCTCACCGTCGAGGTGCGCGACTGCCCCGAGGAGCCCGAGCCGCGGCCCCGGATCACCGTCGTCCAGGCGCTGCCCAAGGGCGACCGCGGCGAACTCGCCGTCGAGACCATGACGGAGACCGGCGTCGACGAGGTCGTGCCGTGGGCCGCCGCCCGCTGCATCACCCAGTGGAAGGGCGAGCGCGGCGCCAAGTCCCTCGCCAAGTGGCGCTCCACCGCCCGGGAGGCGGGCAAGCAGGCGCGCCGGCTGCGCTTCCCCGACGTCGCGGACGCGGCGACGACCAAGCAGGTGGCGGCACTTCTGGCGGCCGCCGACTTCGCCGCCGTGCTGCACGAGGAGGGCTCCGAGCCGCTCGCCGGGGCCGAACTCCCCGCCGCCGGCTCGATCGTGCTCGTGGTCGGCCCCGAAGGCGGCGTCTCCCCGGAGGAGTTGGCGCTCTTCGCCGGGGCGGGCGCCCGGCCGTTCCGGCTGGGCCGCACGGTGCTGCGCACCTCCACCGCGGGCACGGCGGCGACCGCGCTGCTGCTCGGGCGCACCGGCCGCTGGTCCTGA
- a CDS encoding S41 family peptidase: protein MTHPAYLRFPHLHGELIAFTAEDDVWVAPLDGGRAWRVSADNMPVDHPRFSPDGARVAWSSTRDGAPEVHVAPAGGGPSERLTHWGSVRTTVRGWTADGRVLATSSQGRPSFRRTWAHAVPLDGGPAEVLPYGPVGDVADGPRTLLLSATMGREAAAWKRYRGGTAGKLWIRASDDAADGDFVRVHEDLDGNIEYPLWVGDRIAFLSDHEGVGALYSSLPDGSGLRRHTPVDGFYARHAATDGTRVVWTSAGELWILDDLDGAEPRRLGIGLGGQRTDLQPWTLSPDRNVGGASPDHTGRGSAVEIRGGIHWVTHREGPARDLATAPGVRARMPHTFRADGEEHVVWVTDAEGDDALEFAPATGTAAGSTPRRLGAGRLGRVVALAVAPDGSRAAVASHDGRVLLVERESGEVREVDRSEDGDAEGLVFSPDSAWLAWSHAGPDPLRQIRIAGTADLTVSEATPLRFADYQPAFTLDGKHLAFLSERAFDPVYDSHVFDLAFVGGCRPHLITLAATTPSPFGPQRHGRPFEADRDDDSEGEDGGAPVTRVDLEGLADRIVPFPVEAARYSSLRAAKDGLLWLRHPLRGVLGATKATPDDPGPKTTLERFELGGRHPEELADDVSFFGVSGDGKRLLMSTEGKLKVVPSDRRASRDEDSDSNITVDLSRVRRTVEPAAEWRQMYDEAGRLMRDHFWREDLGGVDWEGVLARYRPVLDRVATHDDLVDLLWEVQGELGTSHAYVRPRGGRGRRSTRQGLLGADVSRTDDGTWRIDRILPSETSDPLAHSPLAAPGVALRAGDTLVAVDGRPVDPVRGPWPLLVGAAGSPVELTVSPAGGGDPRHAVVVPVDDEEPLRYHDWVAGRRAYVHERSGGRLGYLHVPDMQAPGWAQIHRDLRVEVAREGLVVDVRENRGGHTSQLVVEKLARRIVGWDLPRGRRASSYPVDAPRGPVVAVANEFSGSDGDIVNAAIKALGIGPVVGTRTWGGVVGIDSRYSLVDGTLVTQPKFAFWLEGYGWDVENRGVDPDVEVVVTPRDHAEGRDPQLDEAIRTALAALAEHPAKTPPERP, encoded by the coding sequence GTGACGCACCCTGCCTACCTCCGGTTTCCCCATCTGCACGGCGAGCTGATCGCCTTCACCGCCGAGGACGACGTCTGGGTGGCGCCGCTCGACGGCGGCCGGGCGTGGCGTGTCAGCGCCGACAACATGCCCGTCGACCATCCGCGCTTCTCGCCCGACGGCGCCCGGGTCGCCTGGAGTTCGACCCGGGACGGCGCCCCCGAGGTGCATGTCGCACCCGCCGGCGGCGGACCGTCCGAGCGGCTCACCCACTGGGGCAGCGTGCGGACCACCGTGCGCGGCTGGACGGCCGACGGCCGGGTCCTCGCCACCTCCAGCCAGGGCCGGCCCTCGTTCCGCCGCACCTGGGCGCACGCGGTGCCGCTCGACGGCGGACCGGCCGAGGTCCTGCCGTACGGGCCCGTCGGGGACGTCGCCGACGGCCCGCGGACCTTGCTGCTGTCGGCCACCATGGGCCGCGAGGCCGCCGCCTGGAAGCGCTACCGGGGCGGCACCGCGGGCAAGTTGTGGATCCGCGCGTCCGACGACGCCGCGGACGGCGACTTCGTCCGCGTCCACGAGGACCTCGACGGCAACATCGAGTACCCGCTGTGGGTCGGCGACCGGATCGCCTTCCTCTCCGACCACGAGGGCGTCGGCGCCCTCTACTCCTCGCTCCCCGACGGGAGCGGACTGCGGCGCCACACCCCGGTCGACGGCTTCTACGCCCGCCACGCGGCCACCGACGGCACCCGTGTGGTGTGGACGAGCGCCGGCGAGCTCTGGATCCTCGACGACCTCGACGGCGCCGAGCCCCGCCGCCTCGGCATCGGGCTCGGCGGCCAGCGCACCGACCTCCAGCCCTGGACCCTGAGCCCGGACCGGAACGTCGGCGGCGCGTCCCCCGACCACACCGGCCGCGGCAGCGCTGTCGAGATCCGCGGCGGCATCCACTGGGTCACCCACCGCGAGGGCCCCGCCCGCGACCTCGCCACCGCACCGGGCGTGCGCGCCCGGATGCCCCACACCTTCCGCGCCGACGGCGAGGAGCACGTCGTCTGGGTGACCGACGCGGAGGGCGACGACGCCCTGGAGTTCGCCCCGGCGACGGGCACGGCCGCCGGCTCCACCCCGCGCAGGCTCGGCGCCGGCCGCCTCGGCCGGGTGGTCGCCCTCGCCGTCGCCCCCGACGGCAGCCGCGCGGCCGTCGCCTCCCACGACGGGCGGGTGCTGCTCGTCGAGCGCGAGTCGGGCGAGGTGCGCGAGGTCGACCGCAGCGAGGACGGCGACGCCGAGGGCCTGGTCTTCTCGCCCGACTCGGCCTGGCTGGCCTGGTCGCACGCCGGCCCCGACCCGCTGCGCCAGATCCGCATCGCGGGCACCGCGGACCTGACCGTCTCCGAGGCGACGCCGCTGCGGTTCGCCGACTACCAGCCCGCGTTCACCCTCGACGGCAAGCACCTCGCCTTCCTCTCCGAGCGCGCCTTCGACCCCGTCTACGACAGCCACGTCTTCGACCTGGCGTTCGTCGGCGGCTGCCGCCCGCACCTGATCACGCTGGCGGCCACCACCCCCTCGCCGTTCGGACCGCAGCGCCACGGGCGGCCCTTCGAGGCGGACCGGGACGACGACTCCGAGGGCGAGGACGGCGGCGCGCCCGTGACCCGGGTCGACCTCGAAGGGCTCGCCGACCGGATCGTGCCCTTCCCCGTCGAGGCCGCCCGCTACTCGTCCCTGCGCGCCGCCAAGGACGGGCTGCTGTGGCTGCGCCACCCGCTGCGGGGCGTCCTCGGCGCCACGAAGGCCACCCCCGACGACCCGGGCCCGAAGACGACCCTGGAGCGTTTCGAGCTCGGCGGGCGGCACCCGGAGGAACTCGCCGACGACGTCTCCTTCTTCGGTGTCAGCGGTGACGGCAAGCGGCTGCTGATGTCCACCGAGGGAAAGCTCAAGGTCGTCCCCAGCGACCGGCGCGCCTCCCGCGACGAGGACAGCGACTCCAACATCACCGTCGACCTGAGCCGGGTGCGCCGCACCGTCGAACCGGCCGCCGAATGGCGCCAGATGTACGACGAGGCCGGCCGTCTGATGCGCGACCACTTCTGGCGCGAGGACCTCGGCGGCGTCGACTGGGAGGGTGTGCTCGCCCGCTACCGGCCGGTGCTGGACCGGGTCGCCACCCACGACGACCTCGTCGACCTGCTCTGGGAGGTGCAGGGCGAACTCGGCACCTCGCACGCCTATGTGAGGCCGCGCGGCGGGCGCGGCAGGCGCTCCACCCGGCAGGGGCTGCTCGGCGCGGACGTCTCGCGCACCGACGACGGCACCTGGCGGATCGACCGCATCCTGCCCTCGGAGACCTCCGACCCGCTGGCCCACTCGCCGCTGGCCGCGCCCGGGGTGGCGCTGCGCGCGGGCGACACCCTGGTCGCCGTCGACGGCCGGCCCGTCGACCCGGTCAGGGGGCCCTGGCCGCTGCTCGTGGGCGCGGCGGGCAGCCCGGTGGAGCTGACCGTCTCCCCGGCGGGCGGCGGCGACCCGCGGCACGCGGTCGTCGTGCCCGTCGACGACGAGGAGCCCCTGCGCTACCACGACTGGGTCGCCGGCCGGCGGGCCTACGTCCACGAGCGTTCCGGCGGCCGGCTCGGCTACCTCCACGTCCCGGACATGCAGGCGCCCGGCTGGGCGCAGATCCACCGGGACCTGCGGGTCGAGGTGGCGCGCGAGGGCCTGGTCGTGGACGTCCGGGAGAACCGCGGCGGCCACACCTCCCAGCTCGTCGTCGAGAAGCTGGCCCGCCGGATCGTGGGCTGGGACCTGCCGCGCGGGCGGCGCGCCTCCAGCTACCCGGTCGACGCGCCCCGCGGGCCGGTCGTCGCGGTGGCGAACGAGTTCTCCGGCTCCGACGGCGACATCGTGAACGCGGCGATCAAGGCGCTCGGCATCGGCCCGGTCGTCGGCACCCGCACCTGGGGCGGCGTCGTCGGCATCGACAGCCGCTACTCGCTGGTCGACGGCACCCTGGTGACCCAGCCCAAGTTCGCCTTCTGGCTGGAGGGTTACGGCTGGGACGTGGAGAACCGGGGCGTCGACCCGGACGTGGAGGTGGTGGTGACGCCCCGCGACCACGCGGAGGGGCGCGATCCGCAGCTCGACGAGGCGATCCGGACGGCGCTGGCCGCCCTCGCCGAGCATCCGGCGAAGACGCCTCCCGAGCGTCCCTGA
- a CDS encoding histidine triad nucleotide-binding protein, whose protein sequence is MAGEPQADCLFCKIVTGDVPATIVRETDTTVAFRDINPQAPTHVLVIPRAHYADAAALAAAAPELAADVLREAGAVAADEKLEAHGYRVVFNTGSGAGQTVFHAHAHVLGGRGLQWPPG, encoded by the coding sequence ATGGCCGGAGAACCGCAGGCCGACTGCCTGTTCTGCAAGATCGTCACCGGCGACGTGCCCGCCACGATCGTGCGGGAGACGGACACCACCGTCGCCTTCCGGGACATCAACCCGCAGGCCCCCACGCACGTCCTGGTCATCCCCCGGGCGCACTACGCGGACGCCGCCGCGCTCGCCGCCGCCGCCCCGGAGCTCGCGGCCGACGTGCTGCGGGAGGCGGGGGCGGTGGCCGCCGACGAGAAGCTGGAGGCGCACGGCTACCGCGTCGTGTTCAACACGGGCTCGGGCGCCGGACAGACGGTCTTCCACGCCCACGCGCACGTGCTGGGCGGCCGCGGTCTCCAGTGGCCCCCCGGGTAG